From Triticum aestivum cultivar Chinese Spring chromosome 7B, IWGSC CS RefSeq v2.1, whole genome shotgun sequence:
AAATTTTGCAGgacaacaaaacattcttactacaatgtgagaaaaaactttcagatctttTTGCccgacataaatatacaaaatgagattttTTGAGTAAAAAACATTATATTTTTGTACATATGATACTCGAAAAAATCTGGAAGTTTTTTCCCACATTCTGGttagaatgttttgttgtcctACAAAGTTTCAAGTTCACTAggacaaatgcccgtgcgttgcaacgggcgaaAATATTGTAAAACCTGCTCCGTGTGAAATATAAAGTGTGGACGTAAAGAAGTCACGCTAACATCTGATAGAAGAGTAGTGTTGCATAGAATAGTTTAGTAATCAGCTTTGTATTTTATATTTTGAAGAACACAAACATTCATTTTCTTTTaaataactaaaaataaaaaaaatcatatttgattAGAATAGAAACATgttttgaaaatgaaaaaaaattgaacacAAGTTTTTTGTGAAagagaatttttaaaaatttgtgatcAATTTTAAATGATTTTTTGTAAAAGTTGGAACATTTTTTGGGAATTTCGAGCAATGTTTTCAAAAGCATGAAAAACATGAATTTCGAGCAATATTGAAAAGCATGAATTTTTTAAAGCGAGAAGAATTTGAAACACTCTTTATCTTAATAAAACACACGCTCGGTGTCTGCAACTAAAAAAGGATTGTTGGCTCCATACCATGTAGTATAAAGTTGAGAAAAAGGCATAGGGATGTCCTTTGATGGCCCCTCCTTCAGCTTAGTACTATCATCATGTGGAAGAGGAATGGTGTAATTGTTTTCAACGGGATATACAACTGTGGAATTGTTGTATACTATTCGAGAGTTTAATAACCAATCCAAAAGTTTTTCTTAGAAATTTCAAAAGATTTGCAAACGAGTTTTTTGGATGAAAGAGTAGTGGTGCATTGAAGTGGGATTGTTTATGTACAATTATTTTTGTTAATTTCGAAAGCAAACGTGTTTTTACTATATTAATTATATTTTTAGAAAAATTTGGTTATTTTATTTGCAACATTACATTCCTTTTTTTTGCACTATGAACTTAGCCATCAGCACCATAAAAAAGTAAGCTTTTCTCTGTTCCCCATTACAGGTAAATTTCGGTTAGATTGTAGAAAAAAGCTAAATTTCAAGATGCACCATCGTCACATTCTTTCTACTCTTCACAGGAAATATTTATTTCCAATATTTCACTCATTTTAATTATTGTATCTGATGATTTATTCATAAGATGTGGTAAGCTAGAACATTAAACTATGACAGTAACGATAAAACAACAGCAAGTAAATCGGTGCtcatttttccaaaaaaaagtaAATCGGTGCTCATTTAAAAAGAAAAGAATTGCAATggatgctactacctccgtccgggtttattggtccccattgtatttcgtgccaaattttgaccatagattaaagtaacaaaatgttcacgcatgtcaccatacattatatttttgaatactatgttcaaatacgaatctaatgaGATAGTTTTTGTtggcatgcattaacattttgttagttaaatctttagttaAAATCTGACACAAACTACAAAAGAGACCTATAAACAAGGACGGAAGTAATAGCACGTACGGCAAGCTCGAGCAGCTTCTGGTTGATGCAGCCAATAAAGAAAGCAATCCACACACAAAAAATCCCCACCGAGACCACTACTGCGTGGACATCGCCATTCCTCCAGCAGCGTTGCTGCtcgtctttctctttttctttatcCATCCACATCCAGACATCCAGTGCGCCGACGAACCCACCCATCAGCGATGCTTTCCTTCCTCTCGTCTCTATCCGTGCTCCAGCCACACACCACCCATGCGCCCTTCTTGCTTCAGTGACGGCGCCTCGTTCCCCTCTCCCTTTCCTCCTCCACAACTAACCAAGCACCGCCCTCTCCTTGACCATGGCGCACGGATCTCCCTAACCAAGCCCTTGATCCTCCCTTCCCACCCGTGACGATCTGATTTCCCAGGCCGTCTCGTCCGCGACCGACAGTTCACGTTCGTCGGCCGGTTGCAGCGCGGCTCCTGTTGGCCGAGCCTGCGCGCGCGGGCTCGCTGGGCCTATGGCTGAGGCGCGGCAGTGGTGGCTTGCTCACCGTCGAGCTCGGCGACTACTTGATGGGGCCGCGTGGATCTGCCCCGGGGCTCCGGGCTCCGGATCTGCGTGGTCATGTCCAGCTCACCCTCCGACGACGCCTTACTGCGGCGCTTCAGGCCCAGATCTCGCCGGTTGGCGCGTGGATATGCGTGCGCTCGGCTTGAGGTAGCACAAGGATGATGGGGCGGCTTGGATGGTGGCCTGTGCAGTGTGCAGCTGCCCTGTGAGCCCCGAGTTTTCTCTTTCCCGAGAGCGTCCATCTATTATGACGGACAAATCTTTGTTCAATTTTTCTGAATCTTCACCTCGTCTCTCAGCAGAACGCAGGCGTCCCACGACGACGGCGCAGGGGGGTGCAGCATCTGGTCCAGCATGGCACGGaagcccgcggcgacgatctcatGGCTCTTAGCGACGCCAAGCCACGCCTGGCACTCTGCCATCATCTGGACGCACTCTGCCATCATCCTCAAGCTCCAGCACAAGCCCCGCCTTCCGGCGCCGCGCTGCAGCCCGCGTTCCTCTGCTCCGACCGCACACCTCGCGCCGCAGCCCGAGTTCCTCTTCTCCGACCGCACCCGACGCCCGCGTCGGCGACCCCTTCGGCCCTCGCCACGCCGGCGACCACCAAGAACCCCGCCACCTCCTCGCATCCGCTTGCTGCTCGTCGCCAGGAGCGCCGCCACCCTCCTAGGAGCCCCGTCGCCGTTCCCCTGGGGCCCTTGCTCGGTTACTTGGCTTCGAGGAGCCCCGTCGTCGTTCCCCTAGGACCCTCGCTCGATTACTTGGCTTCTGCAGCGTGGACTCCGGCGCCAAGCGGCGGTGAGTGGCCGGCGGTGGAGTCTGGGAATGGATAAGAGGCCTTATAAAATAAGGAATATGAGGACTGTGGGCTGAATTTCAACTACGGCAGGGGCTATTTTGCAAATACGAAATGTTTTCTCAGGAACACACTTTATATAGGAGTGCGGGTTGAATTCGAATAAACTGAGGGACTTTTATGCAAAATAGCGCGCGACGACGTACGACAGGAACCCAAttctatttattattattattattattattattatattattatttatatatatatatatatatatatactagcaaatatgcccgtgcgttgcaacgggagaaaaactaTCAAATTATGCAGGAGTGGTAGATAATGGCTATTAAAATGCCAAGGTGAAATAAGGGCTTCTAAAATGTCAATTCAAAAACCATGTCTAAGTGATGTCATGATGAGATAAGAGTCTTTTGAAAAGtcatttcaaaaaacaaaaaatgtgatGGTTTGACCATGATTTGATTTCCTAAGGCGCAAACTGCATTGACGGACCCTGCCTAAGCTAGACTGATGAATGATGTATATCATCTTGACCTAACGTAGCAGTGGTTGTCATAACAATTACTGTGGTACCAGAATAAACATAGCTGTGTATGAAGGCAAAATAGACATTTAGTTATTTTTATATAGTTTACAAAAACTAACACATAGAAAGTTGTGTCAATATTTTTTGGGTTCAGCGTTGTATGAAACATGGAAGCCTTTTTTTACCCGATGCGAAGGATTAAATAAAATCATAAATCGACCTCTAGAGATCCCTTATTAAAACTTCTACGCAGGCGATGTTTGATTTTGTTCATCATTTACGGGCCTGTTTTAATTTCggaaacatttcaaaaaaaatcatgtataTTTTTTTTCTAATTCCAGAATGTGATTTGAATACTGGATTTTTTAAATCATGTTTTTTTTCATGAACATCTATTTGatattttgatttatttttctatgatatgcgatttttttttgaaatcatgaacaatttagGATTTCTCAATAAAACTCGCAGCTTTTTGAAATTTGGTTCTTTTAAAAATCCCGAATGAATTTAAAGAatgaaaaaaaggaattaaaaaagtaaaaagcaaaaaacgAAATAGAAAACAGGGCGCCACCAGCCacatatgggccggcccattagcacgtgcaggaggaggaggcgcggcatGTACATTTTTTTCTAGTTCAGACTATGTTTGGAATACTGGATTATTTTTAGAAAAACATGATTTTTTATTTCTTGAACATCAATTTGATATTCCGATTTTTTTTATGGTATGCAAACAATATTTTGAAATCATGAGTATTTTATGACTTCTCAATAAAGCTCGCAACtttttgaaatttatttcaaaatcCTGAATTAActtaaagaagaaaaaataaaaacataaataagAAAGTGAAAAGCAAAAAAGAGAATAGAAAACAGGGCCCACCACCAGCCAattatgggccggcccattagcgcgtgcaggaggaggaggcgcgccatgtaCATTTTTTTCTAGTTCCAGACTATGTTTGGAATACTGGACTATTTTTTaaaaaaacatgattttttatttcatgaacatCTATTTGATATTCCGATTTTTTCTATGATATGCaaacaatattttgaaaacatgaatatttttatgACTTCTCAATAAATCTCTCAACTTTTCGAAATTTGATTCTTTTCAAAATCCTGAACTAATTTAAAGAAGAATAAATGAAACAGAAATaagaaagtaaaaagcaaaaaagaGAATAGAAAACGGGCCCACCACCAGCCAATTATGGGCCGGCCTATTAGCGCGTGCGGGTGGAAGACCTGCGCTTCCTACGGAGCCAAAAAGGAGGAAAAAGTGTAGGAACATCTATTTGATATTCCGATTTTTTCTATGATATGCaaacaatattttgaaaacatgaatatttttatgACTTCTCAATAAATCTCTCAACTTTTCGAAATTTGATTCTTTTCAAAATCCTGAACTAATTTAAAGAAGAATAAATGAAACAGAAATaagaaagtaaaaagcaaaaaagaGAATAGAAAACGGGCCCACCACCAGCCAATTATGGGCCGGCCTATTAGCGCGTGCGGGTGGAAGACCTGCGCTTCCTACGGAGCCAAAAAGGAGGAAAAAGTGTAGGAACCAGGGATCGAACGCTGGTCCCCCGCGTGCTAGGCGAAAGCCTTGGCCATTGGGCTACCTGTGATCTTGTGTTGTCTGAGTGTATCATTTTATAAGAACTAAGTCGGCGGTGATTTTGAAATAAATCCGAATCATTTTACATATGGATGGCATAGTGGGCAATTTATGCGAACTTCGAGGGCGATTtctatgacggacgaccagaaacactatttgctttattattaggttatAGTTagttagttattattattattattattatatatataaatataaatatatataatatatatatataggtaaagataaagatatgtTGTTCTATTtaggagaaacaaaaaagacaaaagttGCTCGCACGGATCGCGATGCAAAAATGAATGGCTAGATAAGAGGTGTAGAAAAGCCTATGCTTTCTCAAATGTTAACCCATAATTTCCGGAGTGCGCCTGGGTGTCCTACGTATGCACTCCATCAGGCGTGTCTCTTTGGGTTAATCACCTTTATACTAGAGAGATCGATGGATTATGTTTCTGATAGAACGGACGATACCCGGTAGGTTGTTGTTTGCGTGATTTCGTGTCCATCATGAGGCAACAGCCGGCTATATATATAGGCCAAATTAGATCCGGAAGGTAGTTGTCGCCGACGCCGTACGTAGATTGCAAAAGTAAAGATCAGCTAGCGGAGGAGATCGAAGATGGCTAGCTTCCATGTCGCGGACGCGTCGGAGTACCTGGCCATCACCGGCTGGGGCATCGACGGCGTCAAGCTCGCCAAGAAGGCGTGGGTTTTCCTGGGGCAGCAGTGCAAGAAGTTCAGCATCTCGCCGGTGAGCTACGAGTTCGAGGTGCACGCCATGAGCGCCGAGAAGCTGCCCTTCATACTCTCCGCCGTCTGCGCCATCGGCCCCAAGATCACGGCCACCGGGGCCGAGGAGGCGGACTCGGACGGGAAGGACCTCGAGACGCAGCTCCTCCTCTACGCCAAGCTCACCGCGCCGCTCGAGGAAGATCCACGTCCAGGAGCTCGTCAAGGTGATCGTGGAGGGCGAGACCCGCGTGCTCGCCGCGGAGCTCACCATGGAGGAGATCCTCAATGACACCAAGACCTTCAAGGAGAAGGTGTTGTACAAGGTGCAGCTCCAGCTCAACCAGTTGGGCCTGGTCATCGACAATGTCAATGTGAAGCAGCTGGTGGAGGTGCCGCGGCACGAGTACTTCTCCTACCTCTGCCAGATGACGCAGCAGGACGCGGCGAACCAGGCCATGGTGGACGTGGCGGAGGCCCGGATGATGGGAGAGGTGGGAGCCAAGGAGAGTGAGGGGCCGACGTGGCAGTACGCGGCAAAGCAGGACGCCGAGGCCAATGTGTTGTCGCTGCTGCAGCACGACCAGGGGCTAAGGAGGAGGCCAAGGTGAAGGCTGAGGTGCGGGTGTTCGAGAACAAAAGGGCGGCGGAAATCGCGGCGGCCAAGGCCGAGCTCGCCATGAAGAAGCCGAGGGGAACAAGCAGGCCAAGGTGGCCGAGGTTGAGGTGGCCAAGGCCGTCAGACATCCGCCAGGCAGAGCTCTAGATGGATGAATGACTTCCGTTGAATTTCACGCATGTAATTTGCTTGTTCTTTGCCTGGTTATTGATGCaacagttgttgttttttttttgTGAATCAAACTGCTTCATATACACAAACCAGAAAGGCgactaaggccttgtacaatgggaggtgcttagagaaatgcTTAAAAAAATAAACCAGATTTTCTGAAGcatcggtgcctatttctacaggagagacgcttagttaagcgtctatcctgtacaaataagtaccggtgcttaagaaaagtcTGGTTTATTTCTCTTAGCATCTCCCTTAAGCACCTTCCATTGTACATGGCCTAATAGGCCCCGCAGCCAACCGATTCGGCCTCGTGCAGCCAAATACGTCATATTTTTCCCCACTCCGGTCATGCAtgacaagcccccccccccccccccgccccctcaTGCGCGCTCTCCGCTGGACGTCTGCTCGTTGTTGTAGCCGTGGGCCCGTGGCCGACGAGCACAGGCGAGGggcccaggggcggagccaggatttgggtAATAGGGGGGCCAAGCCAACTTAAAAAAAATTGCCCAGTGCATAGAACAGATGTATTACTTTGGCGCAACTAAAACATAATTATAATTGCATTAGTTTATATTTGCCTCAACAATTTCCAATACAATCAAAAATATTAATAATTTCTCAGAACATAACTCAGTTCCTGGGTAATTCCCTTCTAGTGTAAATTATCATGCAATTCTAGCCTCGTTTACATTATCAGTAGGTAGAGAGCTTGAAACAACGTGCTTAAAAATCAAACTACTCGCAGATCacacaatcaaaacaaaacaaactaGAAATCAACATGCTTAAAAATCAGTAGGTAGAGAGTAATTGTTATGGTGTTTGGTCGGCACTTTCCTCTTCATAACCATTTTGCAGATCACACAATCAAAACAAACTAGAAATCAATTTGCATAGTAGATCACACAATCAAAATAACTAGAATTGGATGTACAAATTTCATCGATATAAGATGAGGGTTCAGATATTAATAGACAATACTCGCTAGTGCTAAGCGTTGACTAGTTGGCTTGACACCGGAGAATTGGATTGTAGTCTGCAAGATTGCCCAACGCCAAGCTTGTTTTCGCCTAATTTTAATCGGAGTAGAATCTGATCTAACGAGCAGGGGGGTAGGAAAGAGTGACCAAAAAGTTTGGGGGCAAACAAATAAagataaataacacttccttcacaaagtgtcatTTAGGACAGAATGGGAAAAGGAATAATTGTGAATTATTTCTGAACATGGCAAGAAAGGATTTTAACATATCTTTCAAAGGATTTATGAGAATTTTCTGGGAATTTTGTGGAAGACGGAAAGGTAGGTTGCTTCATAACCTAGGACAGAAAGGattattcctttaacagaaaaagAATATTTTCAAGAGTCCAAGATGGAAAATCCAGAGTGTTACAAGATTCCATACTTTCTTTTAAGATCAACTTGGCGCGTACGACTAGTTTAAACTTTCTCGGACGGCTGAGTGGTAGGTACTCTGCACCGAAGACAAGCCAGACATCCAGTAGTCCCTCTCGGGTCGCAACTCGCAATACAGAGTACAGACAGGGGAGCGATATGGACCCGGCCGGCGCggggaaggcgacggcggcggcggctgtgtgcGTGACGGGCGCGGGAGGCTTCATCGCCTCGTGGCTCGTCCGGCGCCTCCTCGCCGGAGGAGACTACGCGGTGCATGGCACCGTTCGTGATCCCAGTAAGATTTTCTTTTCTTGATATGATCCCTTGTAAGTTTTTGCGAGCATCTTAGTAAGATGCGGATTTGTCCGTACGTGCAGGCGACCCCAAGAATGATCACCTGAGGACGCTgaacggcgccggcgagcggctgCGGCTGTTCAAGGCCGACGTGCTGGACTACGCGAGCGTGGCGTCCGCCGTGGCCGGCTGTGCCGGCGTCTTCCACGTCGCAAGCCCCTGCCCCGCCGTCAAATCCACGAACCCCGAGGTAACACCCGACTGTCAAATCTGTAACACCCAAGGGCTCGCTGTTGTGCCTGTACCTTTTGGGAAAATTTACGGTAGTATATATTTTTTGAAAATGGGCACTTTATTACTTAAAAAATTtacagtactccctccgatccataatacttgtcgctcaaacggatgtatcgaGACGCATTTCAATGTTAGATACATCCGGATGAGCgataagtaatatggatcggatggAGTAGTATATATAATTGGTCGCACGGCGCAGGTGGAGCTGCTTGCCCCGGCGGTGGCCGGCACGCTGAACGTGCTCCGGGCCTGCCGCGTGGCCGGCGTCCGCCGCGTCGTGGTGGTGTCGTCGGTCGGCGCGATCTTCATCAACCCCAACCCGCCCGAGGGCCCCACCATGGACGAACACTGCTGGTCGGATGAGGAGTACTGCAGGGCCACGGAGGTGAATTTCCATCGTCTCTAGACTTGGTCACTCAACTTGACCCGTGGCCGTGAGATCATCTTACATTCTTGGTTGATCTCTGTGGTTTCTTAGAACTGGTACTGCCTCTCCAAGACGCTGGCCGAGCGCGAGGCCTGGGCGTACGCAGAGAAGGCCGGGCTAGACGTGGTGACCGTGTGCCCGCCGCTGGTGTTCGGGCCTCTGCTGCAGCCCACGGTGAACACCAGCAGCTTGTTCCTCATCAGATACCTGAAATGTAGGCTACATCTTGTGCCCTTTCACATTCAGATAAATAGATACGCAGTGCAATTATAAGCTGCGTTTGAATTGATTTTGATGTATACGCAGGCGACGGCGTGGACGCCATGGACGACCGGGTGAGGAACATGGTGGACGTCAGGGACGTCGCCGACGCCCTTGTGCTGGCGTACGAGAGCCCGGAGGCGGCCGGCCGGTACATCTGCAGCGCGCACGCCAGGAAGGTGTCCGAAATGGTTTCCGTCATCAGGAGCCTGCATCCGAACCTCAACTGCGCAAAAAAGTAAGAGCCACCACTTAATCTGCAGCGCAAACCGGGTGTAAACTGTCGGGATTCTGACGACGGTGACAATGAGTTGGCAGGTTCGTTCAGCTGGTgggagatgagaaggtgttcagcACAGAGAAGCTGCAAAGGCTGGGGTGGAAGTTCAGGACGTTGGAGGAGACGATGAAGGACAGTGTCGAGTCCTACATGTCTGCAGGCATACTCAGCTGAGCATGGCCCAAGGTTGCGCGCGGAGCGTAGCCAGGTGGGCATTTTGTATCCTAAAGAGCACTGCGGATGTGGCGCTAGTTTCAGTTCAAGGATCGCACGGTAGCTAATGCGAATGCGATGATCAAACGGTGGTGTGAAATTGTATTGATCAAACTAGTGTCACAAATACCGCAATTGCTATATGTAAGTCGACTAAATTTGCGATTTGGATAAGTAGGTTTTCTGGGAGAAGGAGCGGTTGCAGGAGGAAGAAAGTtggagaaagaaaaaagaagaatggTCGTTGAATCTTAATCTAATGGCACAAAAAATTGACTTATCCAAAATAACTTTTTAGACAACTTGCATATAGCCGGTCCCAAAAATACCCATGTTTCGTAAGCTGTTCACATTGCAGATATGATACGCAAACGCAAAATACAAAGTTTCATGACCATTTGTATTTTTCTATAAATGTTTTTTTTGCGGGAATACTAGGATGTTTTTATAAATTGACTTATAAATGATTATGACTCACATTAAAAGAATACAGGGATCATAAGCATGCACTGGCCTCCGCAAAATTAGTATGCATACAAACCCGGTAAAATCAAGAAGCATTACAGGTACATGTGAAATGATTAAGAGAACTTTATTTGCGAGGGAATGACAACACCAACACGCACACCAGGAATAAAAAAAAGCGACATCAAAAGGTCTCGTCAaaacaaactactccctccgtttctaaatatttgtcttttagatatttcaaatgaactaccacatacggatgtatatagatttattttagagtgtagattcactcaatttgctttgtatgtagttacttgttgatatctttagaaagacaaatatttaagaacggagggagtagcatgcaACAGCAGTCATCAACATCATCCGCTAACAATATCATCACTTAGACCGTGGGAAAGGCATTTCAACAACTATGCCTCCAAGATGGGATGACATGCGAGGGTCGCCCGACCACAAAGACTAGATCTTGTATTTTCACCCCTAAGAGGAAGTTCAAGTAAACTCCagacaatgccttcaacaagggtcTCCTATGATCATTTGCATTTGCGTCTTGGTTGATTACTTGTCTAATCTTTCCTCAAGGTATCCTCTCTTACTGTGTTTTTATGTATTTCTTTGGTCTGATTATTTCAGATCATTCCTATCTCAATCATAACTCTCCATCTTATACTTAAGGCTTGaacatttctaatatttcaatGAATATGAAAAAAATTATGGAATTCATGGATTGCTCAAAGAAAGAAGGAAATCATGGACATTACGGTGTGGTGACACAAAATTCATCTTCAAGAAAATTGCAGGCACAAGTGGGGATACTAATGATGTCCTTTTAGATTCGGACAACATAATCAGGAGAAACGCATACGTCGTAGCTATGGAGAACACGCTGCGGTGTAATTGCCCAATATTTTACTGTGGGACTTCAACTATGCACTTGCAATTAATGTTGCGCCGCTCACAATCAAATCGATGCAATCACCATGAAACcaacacgcgcgcgcgcacacacaccttGATGAAGAAGTGCAAGTGCATGGAAAATCCTCCGAGAATGAGCAACAAATTAAAAAAGAGTGTCTCCAATCTCCGCAAACACAAATGGCCCAACAATAATAAGTGCATGGACAATGCCTTGTCTGTCAGTGTGCTCACCTCACTGATGTTGGAAGGCACCGTTTGTACCAGTCACATAAATCACCCACCATACTATAATGATGGACACAAGAATGTaagactaagagcatctccagccgttcggccccccaggacatcgaaaaagagcggcctggggtGAGTCGGCGGTATACTCAGCGCTGGGGGCGGTTGGGCACCCAGCCGTTGCCCCtaggtcgcccccaggcgccgatttCGGCCAAGTTTTCGGCCCAATTGTGTCCAAAAACAGCTTGATATCTGCGtgaatcggcccatattcggcgCGGTTCGGCGTGAATTTTTGCATACAAATAGAAATCAATTAATTTGTCACATAGTTCGGCATGGTTCGGCGTGTTTCGGCGtgtttcatcacataaatcaaatagttcaatacaaattatatagtttaaaaaataaaaactcAAATTTCATCACACGTCATTCCCGCGTCGCCTCGgcctcgcccttgagcctccataggtgctccaccagatcgtgttgcagttcttgatgcacctgtgggtctcggatctcctgatgcatattgaggtagtcagtccaggttgccagtagctggtgatcaacttgggcaagaggaccctgcctgtaatatggttcagtgtcaaacactggctcttcctgctcgctctcaatgatcatattgtgcaagatgacacatcaagtcatgatctcccacatttgatctttcgaccaggtctgagcagggaaccggacaacagcaaatcgagattggagcacaccaaatgcccgctcgaca
This genomic window contains:
- the LOC123158863 gene encoding uncharacterized protein isoform X1, which encodes MSSSPSDDALLRRFRPRSRRLARGYACARLEQNAGVPRRRRRGVQHLVQHGTEARGDDLMALSDAKPRLALCHHLDALCHHPQAPAQAPPSGAALQPAFLCSDRTPRAAARVPLLRPHPTPASATPSALATPATTKNPATSSHPLAARRQERRHPPRSPVAVPLGPLLGYLASRSPVVVPLGPSLDYLASAAWTPAPSGGEWPAVESGNG
- the LOC123158863 gene encoding uncharacterized protein isoform X2; the protein is MSSSPSDDALLRRFRPRSRRLARGYACARLENAGVPRRRRRGVQHLVQHGTEARGDDLMALSDAKPRLALCHHLDALCHHPQAPAQAPPSGAALQPAFLCSDRTPRAAARVPLLRPHPTPASATPSALATPATTKNPATSSHPLAARRQERRHPPRSPVAVPLGPLLGYLASRSPVVVPLGPSLDYLASAAWTPAPSGGEWPAVESGNG
- the LOC123158863 gene encoding proline-rich protein 36 isoform X4, with product MVACAVCSCPNAGVPRRRRRGVQHLVQHGTEARGDDLMALSDAKPRLALCHHLDALCHHPQAPAQAPPSGAALQPAFLCSDRTPRAAARVPLLRPHPTPASATPSALATPATTKNPATSSHPLAARRQERRHPPRSPVAVPLGPLLGYLASRSPVVVPLGPSLDYLASAAWTPAPSGGEWPAVESGNG
- the LOC123158863 gene encoding proline-rich protein 36 isoform X3, whose protein sequence is MVACAVCSCPQNAGVPRRRRRGVQHLVQHGTEARGDDLMALSDAKPRLALCHHLDALCHHPQAPAQAPPSGAALQPAFLCSDRTPRAAARVPLLRPHPTPASATPSALATPATTKNPATSSHPLAARRQERRHPPRSPVAVPLGPLLGYLASRSPVVVPLGPSLDYLASAAWTPAPSGGEWPAVESGNG
- the LOC123161423 gene encoding cinnamoyl-CoA reductase 1-like: MDPAGAGKATAAAAVCVTGAGGFIASWLVRRLLAGGDYAVHGTVRDPSDPKNDHLRTLNGAGERLRLFKADVLDYASVASAVAGCAGVFHVASPCPAVKSTNPEVELLAPAVAGTLNVLRACRVAGVRRVVVVSSVGAIFINPNPPEGPTMDEHCWSDEEYCRATENWYCLSKTLAEREAWAYAEKAGLDVVTVCPPLVFGPLLQPTVNTSSLFLIRYLKCDGVDAMDDRVRNMVDVRDVADALVLAYESPEAAGRYICSAHARKVSEMVSVIRSLHPNLNCAKKFVQLVGDEKVFSTEKLQRLGWKFRTLEETMKDSVESYMSAGILS